A window from Primulina eburnea isolate SZY01 chromosome 2, ASM2296580v1, whole genome shotgun sequence encodes these proteins:
- the LOC140823157 gene encoding ABC transporter F family member 1-like, with the protein MVSDASKKKAAQKKAAAAAKRGGKAAAASSKATSSVEDGSNGDSLANGVEALLISDRTCTGVLCSHPLSRDIRIESLSLTFHGHDLIVDSELELNYGRRYGLLGLNGCGKSTLLSSIGCRELSIPEHMDIFHLSREIEASDMSALEAVINCDEERLKLEKEAEALAGQEDGGGEQLDHIYERLEALDAATAEKRAAEILFGLGFNKKMQEKKTCDFSGGWRMRIALARALFMMPTILLLDEPTNHLDLEACVWLEETLKNFDRILVVVSHSQDFLNGVCTNIIHMQSKKLKLYTGNFDQYVQTRAELEENQMKQYKWEQEQISSMKEYIARFGHGSAKLARQAQSKEKTLAKMERGGLTEKVARDKVLVFRFTDVGKLPPPVLQFVEVTFGYSPDNLIYKNIDFGVDLDSRIALVGPNGAGKSTLLKLMTGDLFPLDGMVRRHNHLKIAQFHQHLAEKLDMELSALQFMIKEYPGNEEEKMRAAVGRFGLTGKAQVMPMKNLSDGQRSRVIFAWLAWRQPHMLLLDEPTNHLDIETIDSLAEALNEWDGGMVLVSHDFRLINQVAHEIWVCENQTVTRWEGDIIQFKEHLKKKAGLSD; encoded by the exons ATGGTGTCGGATGCGAGCAAGAAGAAGGCGGCTCAGAAGAAAGCTGCGGCGGCCGCCAAGAGAGGAGGAAAGGCAGCGGCCGCCTCATCCAAGGCGACAAGTTCGGTTGAGGATGGAAGCAACGGCGACAGTTTGGCGAATGGTGTCGAGGCGCTTCTGATATCAGATCGGACGTGTACCGGAGTTCTTTGCTCACATCCGTTGTCCAGAGATATTCGG ATAGAATCTCTCTCACTAACTTTCCACGGACATGATCTCATAGTTGATTCTGAATTGGAACTGAATTATGGAAG ACGTTACGGTCTCCTTGGGCTAAATGGATGTGGAAAGTCTACCCTTCTTTCTTCAATAGGTTGTCGAGAGCTTTCCATTCCAGAACACATGGATATTTTTCACCTTAGCAGAGAGATTGAAGCTTCTGATATGTCTGCGCTCGAGGCTGTTATAAACTGCGATGAGGAGAGGTTAAAATTGGAGAAAGAGGCTGAAGCGTTGGCTGGTCAG GAGGATGGTGGTGGAGAACAACTTGATCACATTTATGAACGTTTGGAAGCGCTCGATGCAGCAACTGCTGAGAAGCGTGCTGCTGAGATTTTGTTTGGTCTTGGTTTCAACAAGAAGATGCAAGAAAAGAAAACATGTGACTTCTCTGGCGGTTGGAGGATGAGGATTGCTCTAGCACGAGCTCTTTTCATGATGCCCACCATACTATTGCTTGATGAACCGACAAATCATCTTG ACCTAGAGGCTTGTGTTTGGTTGGAGGAGACATTGAAGAATTTTGATCGAATTCTGGTTGTGGTCTCACATTCCCAGGATTTTCTGAATGGAGTCTGCACCAATATCATCCATATGCAGAGTAAGAAATTGAAGCTCTACACTGGTAACTTTGATCAATATGTTCAGACCCGTGCTGAACTTGAAGAGAACCAGATGAAACAGTATAAGTGGGAGCAGGAACAGATATCTTCTATGAAGGAATACATCGCACGCTTTGGACATGGCTCAGCTAAACTTGCACGTCAGGCTCAGAGCAAGGAGAAAACTCTGGCAAAGATGGAGCGAGGTGGACTCACCGAGAAGGTAGCCAGggacaaagttcttgttttTAGATTTACTGATGTGGGAAAGCTACCTCCTCCTGTTCTACAGTTCGTGGAAGTTACATTTGGCTACAGCCCTGATAATCTTATCTACAAGAACATAGATTTTGGCGTAGACCTTGATTCAAGAATAGCACTGGTGGGACCCAATGGGGCAGGGAAGAGTACCCTGCTGAAGTTGATGACTGGGGATCTATTTCCTCTGGATGGCATGGTTCGACGACACAATCATTTGAAAATTGCCCAGTTCCATCAACATTTAGCCGAGAAGCTTGACATGGAACTGTCTGCTCTCCAGTTCATGATAAAAGAGTACCCTGGAAACGAGGAAGAGAAGATGAGGGCTGCAGTGGGGAGATTTGGTCTTACAGGTAAAGCTCAAGTTATGCCTATGAAAAATTTGTCTGATGGACAAAGAAGTCGTGTCATCTTTGCATGGCTGGCTTGGAGACAACCACATATGTTATTGTTGGATGAGCCAACTAATCATTTAGATATCGAGACTATCGATTCACTAGCTGAGGCTTTAAATGAATGGGACGGTGGTATGGTTCTTGTAAGCCATGATTTTAGGCTTATAAACCAGGTGGCTCATGAGATATGGGTGTGTGAGAACCAGACCGTGACTCGGTGGGAGGGTGACATCATACAATTTAAGGAGCACTTGAAGAAAAAAGCAGGGTTGTCCGACTAA
- the LOC140823158 gene encoding uncharacterized protein, translated as MTVLKRYVLRLFISLKYITANVVDRNNGRIVATASTVEHALKNTLECGRSCNAKAATVVGEVLAMRLRVEGLEHGQGRGIHVAVKKEVEKKGFKNSTKIWALVNALKNNGVKVILEDDNIGTSNLASGNGYDAENEFMDDRR; from the coding sequence ATGACTGTGCTGAAGAGATATGTGCTGAGACTGTTCATATCATTGAAGTACATTACTGCTAATGTTGTGGACAGGAACAACGGGCGAATAGTTGCAACAGCGTCAACAGTCGAACACGCTCTAAAAAATACTCTCGAATGTGGCCGGTCTTGCAATGCAAAGGCAGCAACAGTTGTGGGAGAAGTGTTAGCTATGAGACTTAGAGTAGAGGGCCTTGAACATGGCCAAGGGCGAGGAATCCATGTCGCTGTGAAGAAGGAGGTCGAAAAGAAAGGGTTCAAGAACAGCACGAAAATCTGGGCATTAGTAAATGCCTTAAAGAATAATGGAGTCAAAGTAATTCTTGAAGATGATAATATCGGTACTAGTAATCTTGCTTCTGGAAATGGATATGATGCTGAAAATGAGTTTATGGATGACAGAAGGTGA